A genomic window from Sceloporus undulatus isolate JIND9_A2432 ecotype Alabama chromosome 9, SceUnd_v1.1, whole genome shotgun sequence includes:
- the TTC24 gene encoding tetratricopeptide repeat protein 24 — translation MALEESSVLEAELARQSDPGRPEASGGQKRKQRKAPRDPPSERRLVEEAQEDPLRRQAEIEGLTAAGHQALVRGHKKEALSSFRKAFALSSETPRHGTQRVCAFNLGAAYVEAGRPEKGLALLLKAQPEEEGEAAGECLGDLFFNIGVAHEGLGDFGQALEAFRKAQGHYCAVQTESEAGTRMRMGDCYLGMGDPWRASQCFLEAGRSYAGAGRLELAATALSEATRLMLRSQEHEDGEVVKVLNECRELCEQIPDRALLGKLYNDIGLSFSELKIFSLAAESFAKALSFCKMEDGEEDRPTDEDAAAAAILQNLGATHNALGSFSTAVGFHQRAASLHSGLGNRRAQGQCFGNLAYALSQMGDHEAAVENYLHALQAFKDSGDLRGQWQSCEGLAGLRFHLGDPEKAVASYKEALMLISKCQDAPETAAQERIVNKLAEALQSKLSVSSRVLQGSGILTSRPARHFPMSQTFAASSLHRKKETFPPAACHASLPDNGATGCRPWRRRLMRWPHGAMGHFNGGEMWLLRPLA, via the exons ATGGCACTGGAAGAGTCGTCCGTCCTGGAAGCGGAGCTGGCCAGACAGAGTGACCCAGGAAGGCCTGAGGCCTCAGGCGGTCAGAAAAGGAAGCAGCGGAAAGCCCCCAGAGACCCTCCTTCTGAGAGGAGACTGGTGGAGGAAGCCCAGGAGGACCCCTTGAGAAGGCAAGCGGAGATCGAAGGCCTGACAGCGGCTGGGCACCAAGCCTTGGTGCGTGGGCATAAGAAGGAGGCCCTTTCCAGCTTCAGGAAAGCCTTTGCCCTCTCCTCAGAGACCCCCAGGCATGGCACCCAGAGGGTCTGCGCCTTCAACCTGGGGGCTGCCTATGTGGAAGCTGGGAGGCCAGAGAAAGGCCTAGCGCTGCTCCTCAAAGCCCAGCCGGAGGAGGAAGGCGAAGCCGCCGGGGAATGTCTGGGGGACCTTTTCTTCAACATTGGGGTTGCCCACGAGGGTCTGGGGGATTTCGGCCAGGCCTTGGAGGCCTTCCGGAAAGCCCAGGGCCACTACTGCGCCGTCCAGACGGAGAGCGAGGCTGGCACGCGGATGAGGATGGGCGACTGCTACCTGGGCATGGGAGACCCTTGGCGGGCTTCCCAGTGCTTCTTGGAGGCTGGTCGGTCGTACGCGGGAGCAGGACGCCTGGAGTTGGCTGCCACGGCCCTCAGTGAAGCCACCCGCCTGATGCTGCGCAGCCAGGAGCATGAGGACGGCGAAGTGGTCAAGGTGCTGAATGAATGCCGGGAGTTGTGCGAACAGATCCCAGACAGAGCCCTGCTGG GGAAACTCTACAACGACATCGGGCTCAGCTTCTCTGAACTCAAAATCTTCTCCTTGGCGGCCGAGAGCTTCGCAAAAGCACTGTCcttctgcaaaatggaggacggtGAGGAGGACCGGCCCACAGACGAAgacgccgctgccgccgccatcCTCCAGAACCTGGGAGCCACGCACAATGCTCTTGGGAGCTTTAGCACCGCTGTGGGCTTCCACCAGAGAGCGGCTTCCTTGCACA GCGGCCTGGGCAACCGGAGGGCCCAGGGGCAATGCTTTGGGAACCTGGCCTATGCGCTCAGCCAGATGGGCGACCATGAAGCCGCTGTGGAAAACTACCTCCATGCCCTGCAGGCCTTCAAGGACTCtg GTGACCTTCGGGGCCAATGGCAATCCTGCGAAGGACTTGCGGGGTTGCGCTTCCATCTTGGGGACCCCGAAAAGGCCGTCGCGTCTTACAAGGAGGCGCTGATGCTGATCTCAAAATGCCAG GATGCGCCAGAGACGGCGGCGCAGGAGCGGATCGTGAACAAACTGGCGGAGGCCTTGCAGTCCAAGCTCTCGGTCTCCAGCCGCGTTCTCCAGGGAAGTGGGATCCTGACTTCTAGACCTGCA CGCCATTTCCCAATGTCCCAAACCTTTGCTGCGTCTTCGCTCCATCGCAAGAAGGAGACCTTCCCTCCAGCGGCGTGCCACGCAA GTCTGCCAGACAACGGTGCCACCGGATGCAGGCCATGGAGAAGGAGACTCATGCGCTGGCCACATGGAGCCATGGGCCACTTCAATGGGGGAGAGATGTGGTTGCTCAGACCACTGGCTTGA